From Erigeron canadensis isolate Cc75 chromosome 8, C_canadensis_v1, whole genome shotgun sequence, one genomic window encodes:
- the LOC122578854 gene encoding MLO-like protein 8 produces the protein MFEALEKVKAELMVLGFISLLLTFSQYYIVKICIPDSIADTMLPCPVRGKSKKDEEGEVSHRLLLSYEQRRYLVEDVISTCKKGKVPIITVDGLHQLHILIFFLAVLHVAYSALTMALGRLKIRGWKQWEGETSSHDYEFSNDPTRFRLTHETSFVKAHTSFWTRYSFFFYIGCFFRQFFRSVSKSDYLTVRNGFINVHLARGSKFNFQKYVKRSLEDDFQVVVGISPVLWTSFVIFLLLNVNGWHALFWASLLPLVVILAVGTKLQSILTKMALEITERHAVVQGIPLVQASDKHFWFSKPHFILHLIHFALFQNAFQITYFLWIWYEYNMGSCFHENIKLVILKLVIGVGVLILCSYITLPLYALVSQMGSTMKKSIFDEQTAKALKNWRMAAVKKKRGSGVGSVNSNSPRKHGNTSSPTSSISSSLTRFKTFGHSPRSKGYQEADLSYFEAEPMSPESSATHLINVRDDLKEDNTIESRIPRQRDDTKNEEDFSFDKASPSL, from the exons ATGTTTGAAGCTTTGGAGAAGGTCAAGGCAG AGTTGATGGTTCTCGGGTTTATTTCATTACTATTGACTTTTAGTCAATATTACATTGTCAAAATATGCATCCCGGATAGCATAGCTGATACAATGTTGCCATGTCCTGTAAGAGGTAAATCCAAAAAAGATGAGGAAGGAGAAGTAAGCCACCGATTGCTTCTTTCGTATGAGCAACGTAGATATTTAGTTGAAGATGTTATTTCAACTTGCAAGAAG GGCAAGGTACCAATAATAACTGTTGATGGACTGCATCAATTGCATATACTCATATTCTTTCTTGCCGTTTTACACGTTGCATACAGTGCACTCACTATGGCTCTTGGAAGACTAAAG ATCCGTGGCTGGAAGCAGTGGGAGGGGGAAACTTCATCTCACGACTACGAATTTTCTAATG ATCCCACACGATTTAGGCTAACTCACGAGACGTCTTTTGTGAAAGCTCACACCAGTTTCTGGACTAGatattctttcttcttttaCATT GGATGCTTTTTTAGGCAGTTTTTTAGGTCTGTTAGCAAATCTGACTACTTGACTGTGCGGAATGGGTTTATTAAT GTTCATTTAGCACGTGGGAGTAAATTCAACTTCCAAAAGTATGTTAAGAGGTCACTAGAAGACGATTTCCAAGTTGTTGTAGGGATCAG TCCTGTACTCTGGACATCGTTCGTGATTTTCTTGCTTCTCAATGTTAATG GATGGCATGCACTGTTTTGGGCATCATTGCTTCCGCTAGTC GTTATCCTAGCAGTTGGAACAAAACTTCAATCCATCTTGACAAAAATGGCACTTGAAATTACTGAAAGACACGCGGTTGTCCAAGGGATTCCGCTTGTGCAAGCCTCTGATAAACATTTTTGGTTCTCAAAGCCCCATTTCATTCTACATCTTATACACTTTGCTCTGTTTCAG AATGCATTCCAAATAACATACTTCTTGTGGATATGG TATGAATACAACATGGGTTCTTGCTTCCATGAGAATATCAAACTAGTTATTTTGAAACTTGTAATCGG GGTTGGAGTTCTCATATTGTGCAGCTACATAACACTTCCACTATATGCCCTTGTATCCCAG ATGGGATCGACCATGAAGAAGTCCATTTTCGACGAACAAACAGCCAAAGCCTTAAAGAACTGGCGAATGGCTGCCGTGAAGAAAAAACGTGGAAGCGGGGTTGGAAGTGTAAACAGTAATTCACCACGAAAACATGGAAACACTTCTAGTCCCACGTCGTCCATTTCATCATCACTCACCCGCTTCAAGACTTTTGGTCATTCCCCAAGATCCAAAGGTTACCAAGAAGCTGATTTATCATATTTTGAAGCCGAACCAATGTCACCTGAATCATCTGCTACTCATTTGATAAATGTAAGAGACGACCTTAAGGAAGATAACACGATTGAATCTAGAATTCCTCGACAAAGAGATGATACAAAGAATGAAGAAGATTTCTCATTTGATAAAGCTTCTCCATCATTGTAA